One window of the Anaerobranca gottschalkii DSM 13577 genome contains the following:
- a CDS encoding prepilin-type N-terminal cleavage/methylation domain-containing protein translates to MGKKGFTLLEVIIAILILSIVILAAIPAFYSQLITLQEGKTLTEKAFEIQGEIEREITEIKRRTLEENPSLEKEEIELFGKKVSLSKGEVNLKNNSSITFYISRQLTLRRKKNPPVAKGVNIQISTDPNNFTADIDKNPLIEGFYQVEEGDNPYYLSLYQWYVSREGIVDPQFPQDYTLVSTGKIFSNYKNYPNRFAIFTVVPVDAFGLRGREISSQTIYIRGNDWKDGHFPWVDLNGNGVYDEGTDVRLNLEQLYDLDTARGIYDEDLNLIPLEGGSLYFPRNIQLELTGDQRINWNVCKSIHFAGKIVGLNSTDITINSREGSITFHERIGEDIAIKTEGDVIITTEGRGNINIQKNNGINGGGRLTLAPKGRINIWETQIIASDIILDTQRDNFLAGNRTIALTDSHLLLKHKANHSGNILIKTSHDFIMERGSIREIGGNGKLILQVLGDIKLPPIVDIDIY, encoded by the coding sequence ATGGGGAAAAAAGGTTTTACCCTATTAGAAGTAATAATAGCGATATTGATTTTGAGTATTGTAATTTTAGCTGCTATTCCTGCCTTTTACAGCCAGCTTATAACACTGCAGGAAGGGAAGACTTTGACAGAAAAAGCCTTTGAAATACAAGGGGAGATTGAAAGGGAAATTACAGAAATTAAAAGGAGGACTCTAGAAGAAAATCCTAGTTTAGAAAAAGAGGAAATAGAATTATTTGGTAAAAAGGTTTCTCTATCTAAAGGGGAAGTTAATTTAAAAAATAACAGTTCCATTACATTTTATATTTCAAGGCAGTTAACCCTTAGAAGGAAAAAGAATCCCCCTGTAGCTAAAGGGGTAAATATTCAAATCAGCACAGACCCTAACAATTTTACTGCAGATATTGATAAAAATCCTTTAATTGAAGGTTTTTATCAGGTAGAAGAAGGAGATAATCCCTACTATTTATCCCTCTACCAATGGTATGTTTCTAGGGAAGGGATAGTAGATCCCCAATTTCCCCAAGATTATACTTTAGTTAGTACAGGAAAAATTTTTTCGAACTATAAAAATTATCCTAACCGGTTTGCGATTTTTACAGTAGTTCCCGTTGATGCCTTTGGTTTACGGGGTAGAGAGATATCTAGTCAAACTATATATATTAGGGGAAATGATTGGAAAGATGGACACTTTCCTTGGGTCGATTTAAATGGCAATGGGGTTTATGATGAAGGAACAGATGTAAGGTTAAATTTAGAACAACTATATGATTTAGATACCGCACGAGGAATTTACGATGAGGATTTAAACCTTATACCTTTAGAAGGAGGCTCCCTTTATTTTCCTAGAAATATTCAACTAGAATTAACTGGAGATCAAAGGATTAACTGGAATGTTTGTAAAAGTATCCATTTTGCTGGAAAAATTGTTGGATTAAATTCCACAGATATAACAATTAACAGTAGAGAGGGAAGTATAACTTTTCATGAAAGAATTGGAGAAGATATAGCAATAAAGACAGAGGGAGATGTTATAATCACAACAGAAGGTAGGGGAAATATCAATATTCAAAAAAATAATGGAATAAATGGGGGAGGTAGGTTAACCTTAGCCCCTAAAGGGAGGATAAATATTTGGGAGACCCAAATTATTGCCTCTGACATTATTTTAGATACCCAAAGGGATAATTTTTTAGCTGGAAATAGAACTATAGCTTTGACAGACTCCCACTTACTTTTAAAACATAAAGCAAACCATAGTGGCAATATTTTAATTAAAACATCCCATGATTTTATAATGGAAAGGGGTTCTATTAGAGAAATTGGTGGTAATGGAAAACTTATCTTACAGGTTTTAGGTGATATTAAATTGCCACCGATTGTAGATATAGATATTTATTAA
- a CDS encoding PilN domain-containing protein, which translates to MNNINLLPVEYRPKPSFSPQSFFKLFLPVLLVFILLLWVLSVSIDIWETKALIREKEGNIEILQKKLASVDTELNSLLVIENLVKNIEQLEESSVNFTYILDTLEEATPVGVELTSFNIREMVISIQAEGENLSVISTFLDNLYNWEFGGRPALSGLNYSNDKYFFSVQIEGWRVSP; encoded by the coding sequence ATGAATAATATAAATTTATTGCCAGTTGAATATCGCCCAAAACCTTCATTTAGTCCCCAAAGTTTTTTTAAGTTGTTTTTACCGGTTCTTTTAGTCTTTATCCTTTTGCTATGGGTGTTGTCTGTAAGTATAGATATATGGGAAACTAAAGCCTTAATAAGGGAAAAAGAAGGGAATATAGAGATTTTACAAAAGAAACTAGCTTCAGTAGATACTGAATTAAATAGTTTATTAGTTATAGAAAACCTAGTAAAAAACATTGAACAATTAGAGGAAAGTTCTGTAAACTTTACCTATATTTTAGATACTTTAGAGGAGGCTACGCCGGTAGGAGTTGAGTTGACATCATTTAACATCAGAGAAATGGTTATTAGTATTCAAGCTGAAGGGGAAAATCTATCAGTTATTTCTACATTCCTCGATAATTTATATAATTGGGAGTTTGGCGGGAGACCAGCTTTATCAGGTTTAAACTACTCTAATGATAAATATTTCTTTAGTGTCCAAATTGAAGGATGGAGGGTAAGCCCATGA
- the pilO gene encoding type 4a pilus biogenesis protein PilO, with product MKEILNKLNEREKKMLLILFSLIVVYVLYNYVITATLNKREEYQSKLETLEMKESNLNLHLVRYNSLKTNYGDYQLEDLRKRLPEEGYIPEVLLWIENIFQANGIDEPNIQMQIVNGQPSYLQLNLTFRGDYNSVYNLLQGIEGNERIVQIENYNFSGDKNLGSVNLTLRVYGEKFY from the coding sequence ATGAAAGAGATCTTGAACAAATTAAATGAAAGGGAAAAAAAGATGTTACTGATCTTATTTTCTCTAATTGTCGTATATGTTCTCTATAATTATGTTATAACGGCTACCCTTAACAAAAGAGAAGAGTATCAAAGCAAATTAGAAACTTTGGAGATGAAAGAAAGTAATTTAAACCTTCATTTAGTCCGTTACAATTCCTTAAAAACAAATTATGGGGATTATCAGCTAGAAGATTTAAGGAAAAGATTACCGGAAGAAGGTTATATACCGGAAGTTCTTTTGTGGATAGAGAATATTTTCCAAGCTAATGGAATAGATGAACCTAATATTCAGATGCAAATAGTCAACGGTCAGCCTAGTTATTTACAGTTAAATTTAACATTTAGAGGTGACTATAACTCTGTTTATAATTTACTACAAGGGATTGAGGGAAATGAAAGGATTGTTCAGATAGAAAATTATAATTTTAGTGGTGACAAAAACTTAGGTTCTGTAAATTTGACATTAAGAGTTTACGGAGAGAAGTTTTACTAG
- a CDS encoding prepilin peptidase: MYNLFLFLLGTCIGSFLNVCIYRIPEGQSIIYPPSSCPNCKKRIPILYLIPVIGYFLTKGSCFNCGEKISPIYPLIELLGGILALITFNFSTSWIEGIIYYNLFMVLVAITVIDLRTMTIPDLFNIYLILAYFPYLLYKGLYSHFLSAILFFTAFFLIAVVSKGGMGGGDIKLAFTLGLYLGIAKGIVAVLLAFFIGGVIGTFLLLKGESRKKAIPFGPYLSLGTIVAYFLGERLIFLYFSFF; this comes from the coding sequence ATGTATAATCTATTCTTATTTTTATTAGGAACTTGTATAGGAAGTTTTCTAAATGTTTGTATCTATAGGATACCTGAAGGGCAGTCAATTATTTATCCCCCTTCCAGTTGTCCTAACTGTAAAAAAAGGATTCCCATCCTTTACCTAATACCTGTTATAGGTTATTTCTTGACCAAGGGTAGCTGTTTTAATTGTGGAGAAAAAATATCGCCAATTTACCCTTTAATAGAGCTTTTAGGAGGTATTTTAGCCTTAATAACCTTTAATTTTTCGACAAGTTGGATTGAAGGTATTATCTACTATAATTTGTTTATGGTATTAGTTGCAATAACTGTAATAGATCTCCGGACAATGACAATTCCGGATCTATTCAATATATACCTTATCCTAGCCTATTTCCCTTATCTGTTATACAAAGGTCTTTATAGCCATTTCCTTTCTGCAATACTGTTCTTTACTGCTTTTTTCCTAATAGCAGTAGTTTCAAAAGGGGGTATGGGGGGAGGTGACATCAAGCTAGCCTTTACATTAGGACTTTATTTAGGTATAGCTAAAGGGATTGTAGCAGTTTTACTAGCCTTCTTTATAGGAGGAGTAATAGGAACCTTTCTTTTACTTAAAGGAGAAAGTAGAAAAAAAGCAATACCCTTTGGTCCCTATTTGTCTTTAGGTACAATAGTCGCATACTTTTTAGGAGAAAGACTCATTTTCTTATACTTTTCATTTTTCTAA
- a CDS encoding ABC transporter ATP-binding protein, with protein MFKIENLVKNYGNFTAVNDISFEIEKGSIFGLIGPNGAGKTTTMRIMATLLTKTSGNIFLGGQDLYKDIKESRKMLGYMPDFFGVYDDLRVSEYLEFYGEAYGLNLIDVRKVIPDLLELVGLGHKRDDFVNNLSRGMKQRLCLARTLIHQPEVLILDEPASGLDPRARVELRNILKELQKMGKTIIISSHILLELSQLCTHVGIIVDGKMPIIGPMDKVLSQVQGNTLVQIKVLEDLERAKLWLLEQHKVVNVDINNLGDFEVTFSGDEREMAVLLKEMAEKFLVLSFNPQRQNLEEIFMELTEVNGGEG; from the coding sequence ATGTTTAAAATAGAGAATTTAGTTAAAAACTACGGAAATTTCACAGCAGTAAATGATATTAGTTTTGAAATAGAAAAGGGCAGTATTTTTGGTTTGATTGGACCCAATGGAGCGGGGAAGACTACAACTATGAGGATAATGGCTACCCTTCTCACCAAAACATCGGGGAACATTTTTTTAGGAGGGCAAGACCTTTATAAAGATATTAAGGAATCCCGGAAGATGTTGGGATATATGCCGGACTTTTTCGGTGTTTACGACGATTTAAGGGTTTCAGAATACTTAGAGTTTTATGGGGAAGCCTATGGTTTGAATCTGATAGATGTCCGGAAAGTTATCCCTGATTTATTGGAATTGGTGGGCCTTGGCCATAAGAGGGATGATTTTGTCAATAACCTCTCCCGGGGGATGAAACAGCGGTTGTGTTTAGCCCGGACTTTAATCCACCAGCCAGAGGTATTGATCCTCGATGAACCGGCATCTGGTTTAGATCCTAGGGCCAGGGTGGAGTTAAGGAATATCTTAAAAGAGTTACAAAAAATGGGGAAAACAATTATCATCAGTTCCCACATCCTACTAGAGTTATCCCAACTTTGTACCCATGTAGGAATTATTGTCGATGGTAAAATGCCAATTATCGGTCCTATGGATAAGGTCCTATCCCAAGTTCAAGGAAACACTTTAGTTCAGATTAAAGTTTTAGAAGATTTAGAGAGGGCTAAATTGTGGTTATTAGAACAACATAAAGTTGTCAATGTAGATATCAACAACTTAGGAGATTTTGAAGTGACATTTTCTGGAGATGAAAGGGAAATGGCTGTGCTACTTAAAGAGATGGCGGAGAAGTTTTTAGTTCTTTCCTTTAACCCTCAAAGGCAAAATCTTGAGGAGATCTTTATGGAGCTTACGGAGGTGAATGGCGGTGAAGGTTAG
- the pilM gene encoding pilus assembly protein PilM, whose translation MRENYLGLDIGSGLIKIAYKDLVYELETPENTIENGEIINLSNLVKVLSSFVLEKKLKGRPTVVSYNGPSVFVKEMTLPAMSEKEVREFLKLEGEDIMPFPKGEGIFDFIQLDKRATKTEILFIALKRSDILPYVKGVNDSGLKLVAIDLPSIALGRELLEGKDSGYQLIIDVGKVTTKIHIYRNGIFNFTRTIKIGGEDYDRIIAASLGISPKEASVERINNNIEPMLFKGINYDFQRELERSLDYYRYRFGNQDDVNFHSVYLIGGNNNIYGLKEILKDLTDIKPEVIQERTVIAKGLTKWRDTK comes from the coding sequence TTGAGAGAAAATTACCTTGGTTTAGATATCGGTAGTGGTTTAATAAAAATTGCTTATAAAGATTTAGTATATGAATTGGAGACTCCTGAAAATACCATTGAAAATGGAGAAATAATTAACCTTTCTAATTTAGTTAAAGTCCTTAGTAGTTTTGTTTTAGAAAAAAAGTTAAAGGGAAGACCAACGGTAGTAAGTTATAACGGACCTAGTGTTTTTGTTAAAGAAATGACTTTGCCAGCAATGTCAGAAAAAGAGGTTAGGGAGTTTTTAAAATTAGAAGGGGAAGATATAATGCCCTTTCCTAAAGGTGAAGGAATTTTTGACTTTATTCAGTTAGATAAAAGAGCAACTAAAACAGAAATTTTATTTATAGCCCTTAAAAGAAGTGATATTTTGCCATATGTTAAAGGGGTAAATGATTCGGGATTAAAATTAGTAGCAATAGATTTACCTTCTATAGCTTTAGGAAGGGAACTACTAGAAGGGAAAGATTCTGGATATCAGTTAATAATAGATGTAGGTAAAGTGACAACTAAAATACATATTTATCGAAATGGAATCTTCAATTTCACTAGAACTATTAAAATTGGCGGAGAAGACTATGATAGAATAATCGCTGCCTCTTTAGGAATTTCACCAAAGGAAGCTTCTGTAGAAAGGATAAATAATAATATTGAACCGATGTTATTTAAAGGAATTAATTACGATTTTCAAAGGGAATTAGAACGTTCTTTAGATTATTATAGATATCGCTTTGGTAATCAAGATGATGTCAATTTTCATTCAGTTTATTTAATAGGTGGTAACAATAATATTTATGGTTTAAAGGAGATATTGAAAGATTTAACCGATATAAAACCTGAAGTTATCCAAGAAAGGACGGTTATAGCCAAAGGGCTTACTAAATGGAGGGATACTAAATGA
- a CDS encoding ABC transporter permease, whose product MKVRVNPILTNESRLKMRNWRTFALIAIYLVILGGLGTMFFATAYWSLQYGGVDLSEVGRNLFIFLSIIQFLMIYFIVPGFTSNSITAEKERQTFDLLVCTQLTPMNIISGKLFSALNNVVLLIFASLPVYGLVFLLGGVTVGELVKLVLIYLYTAFVYGGYYTFLSSKFKKSQPAVIVSYVLALMFLGLTVIITTIIAGLTQVRNLPLPFPYFLLLNPGSIAEFLYPEVGEVFKAISGGKYPFTGILQGVKFWALSGSINIILSGLALYWASKEVNPLKKGKRSG is encoded by the coding sequence GTGAAGGTTAGAGTAAACCCTATACTGACAAATGAATCCCGGCTGAAAATGAGGAATTGGCGGACCTTTGCCTTAATCGCCATATACTTGGTGATTTTAGGGGGATTAGGGACGATGTTTTTCGCCACTGCCTATTGGAGTTTACAATATGGTGGAGTGGATTTATCAGAAGTGGGAAGAAATCTATTTATATTTTTGAGTATCATCCAGTTTTTAATGATTTACTTTATTGTGCCAGGGTTCACCTCCAATTCCATAACAGCGGAGAAAGAACGGCAAACCTTTGATCTTTTAGTTTGTACCCAACTAACACCAATGAACATTATAAGTGGAAAACTATTTTCTGCCTTAAATAATGTGGTATTATTGATTTTTGCTTCCCTTCCTGTATACGGTCTAGTGTTTTTACTAGGGGGAGTGACGGTGGGAGAACTGGTCAAGTTAGTCCTTATTTATCTCTATACCGCCTTTGTCTACGGTGGTTATTATACTTTCCTTTCTTCTAAATTCAAAAAAAGTCAACCGGCTGTTATTGTAAGTTATGTTTTGGCTTTGATGTTCTTAGGTTTAACTGTGATTATAACTACTATTATAGCGGGGTTAACCCAAGTTAGAAATTTACCCTTACCTTTCCCTTATTTTCTCTTGCTAAATCCAGGGAGTATTGCAGAATTTTTATACCCAGAAGTAGGGGAGGTTTTTAAAGCTATAAGTGGTGGTAAGTATCCCTTTACAGGGATATTACAAGGGGTAAAGTTTTGGGCATTGTCCGGTAGTATCAATATTATTTTAAGTGGTTTAGCCCTCTATTGGGCTTCAAAGGAAGTAAACCCTCTCAAAAAGGGGAAGAGGAGTGGGTAA
- a CDS encoding VWA domain-containing protein produces the protein MKNKGFTLIELILAIGIFSLVLLMAYPAINFTLKSQNLVLDEFNLQSDMRRAAQLVNSQVRNATAIFTLKEENFNHNDLREGWSYFTVGEDRSEIVHYLWAKDSTTGRYKHFKIPVVEKKDNIIYNLYFRKEEGEGNLINFTLEGYLQNNPKQKVVINTQLEALNSLQVVDRGDDFSFATVIAYRDDERPTPEINIIEETTDLVAITMVLDVSGSMAWDMWGRNANYPNRRIDILKEEAKKLIENFSTMENLYISLIPFSTSANNPGNFYRPADPQQKQILINQINGLIAFGGTNTGDGMRRAYYQLKNFNHLNTGRNISNYMILLVDGNPTFSSVIPQNDSVRIRQWPGYNNYWSTRTQNFQNPNHFLLADGNVDENVFLRVTNSRSRSGGQIYVRSTSNFSNNHSFTDSPGWVSEPLWNIVPFQIYGNQIIGTGMLEPEINVDNNMKYVEHVAENLIVNGGLDIETFVIGFSAVRNEIDRSKRIAELCGGSYYEAGDAIELEVVFEEIINIIIREQWHIFGP, from the coding sequence GTGAAAAATAAAGGATTTACCCTAATTGAACTTATCCTAGCAATAGGGATTTTCAGTTTAGTCTTATTAATGGCTTACCCGGCGATAAACTTTACTTTAAAATCTCAAAATTTAGTCTTAGATGAATTTAACTTACAATCAGATATGAGAAGGGCTGCACAATTAGTAAATAGTCAAGTTAGAAATGCAACAGCTATCTTTACCTTAAAGGAAGAAAATTTTAATCATAATGATTTAAGGGAAGGTTGGAGTTATTTTACTGTAGGAGAAGATCGGAGCGAAATAGTCCATTACCTTTGGGCAAAGGATAGCACCACAGGTAGATACAAACATTTTAAAATTCCAGTTGTTGAAAAAAAGGATAATATAATCTACAACCTCTATTTTCGAAAAGAGGAAGGGGAAGGGAATTTAATAAACTTTACATTAGAGGGATATTTACAAAATAATCCAAAACAAAAAGTAGTTATAAATACCCAATTAGAAGCCTTAAATTCTTTGCAGGTAGTAGATAGAGGTGATGATTTTTCCTTTGCTACCGTTATAGCATATCGTGACGATGAGCGACCAACACCGGAAATTAATATAATTGAAGAAACCACAGATTTGGTAGCTATCACTATGGTCCTTGATGTCTCTGGAAGTATGGCTTGGGATATGTGGGGTAGAAATGCCAATTATCCTAACAGGCGGATAGACATTTTAAAAGAAGAAGCAAAAAAACTGATTGAAAATTTCTCTACAATGGAAAACCTTTATATTAGTTTAATTCCCTTCTCAACCTCAGCAAATAATCCAGGGAATTTCTACCGTCCAGCAGATCCTCAGCAAAAACAAATCCTTATAAATCAAATAAATGGATTAATTGCCTTTGGTGGAACTAATACAGGAGACGGAATGAGAAGGGCTTATTATCAGTTAAAGAACTTTAACCATCTAAATACTGGCAGGAATATTAGTAATTACATGATTTTACTGGTTGATGGTAATCCCACTTTTTCCAGTGTAATACCTCAAAATGATTCCGTTAGAATTAGACAGTGGCCTGGTTATAACAATTATTGGTCTACCCGTACCCAAAATTTCCAAAACCCTAACCATTTTCTTTTAGCTGATGGCAATGTTGACGAAAATGTCTTTTTACGGGTAACTAATAGTAGAAGTCGGTCTGGAGGTCAAATATATGTAAGATCTACCAGTAATTTTAGTAATAATCATAGTTTTACTGACTCCCCAGGTTGGGTAAGTGAGCCACTTTGGAACATTGTTCCATTTCAAATATATGGTAATCAAATAATAGGGACTGGGATGTTAGAACCAGAAATTAATGTAGATAACAACATGAAATATGTAGAACATGTTGCAGAAAATTTAATAGTCAATGGTGGTTTAGATATAGAAACCTTTGTAATAGGTTTTTCCGCAGTAAGAAATGAAATTGATAGGTCAAAAAGGATTGCAGAGCTATGTGGTGGCAGTTATTATGAAGCCGGTGATGCTATAGAATTAGAGGTCGTTTTTGAAGAAATTATCAATATTATTATCAGGGAACAATGGCATATCTTTGGCCCTTAG
- a CDS encoding prepilin-type N-terminal cleavage/methylation domain-containing protein produces MLRFFYKHLNNKKGFTLMELIIVIAIIGILALIAVPRLTGFTDRAKVRADEATAKSIENAIKLLAASENISLSEFVGKTIEFDGNDAKWGSTGAPKDRENNDIGISELEKLVELNEPQQTGKTHWEIIGLDDDGNTVTNANQAVNIKVEVRPAQ; encoded by the coding sequence ATGTTAAGATTTTTTTACAAACACTTAAACAACAAAAAAGGTTTTACTTTAATGGAGCTAATTATCGTAATCGCTATTATCGGAATTTTAGCTCTAATCGCAGTTCCTAGGTTAACTGGTTTCACTGATAGGGCTAAGGTAAGAGCCGATGAAGCTACTGCAAAAAGTATCGAAAATGCAATTAAGCTATTGGCAGCTAGTGAGAATATTTCGTTAAGTGAGTTTGTTGGGAAGACTATAGAATTTGATGGTAATGATGCTAAATGGGGGAGTACAGGAGCACCTAAGGATAGAGAAAATAATGATATAGGTATATCTGAACTTGAAAAACTCGTAGAACTAAATGAACCACAACAAACAGGTAAAACACATTGGGAAATAATAGGTCTTGATGATGACGGTAATACTGTTACAAATGCAAATCAAGCTGTAAACATTAAAGTTGAAGTACGTCCAGCACAATAA